The following proteins are encoded in a genomic region of Comamonas resistens:
- a CDS encoding DUF3325 domain-containing protein, producing MTTLMASLLAWALAFAGMATLALAMERHHGALDCRLDLTPWRCRMLRAGGVLLLATAAGPCVQAWGGQVGMVAWLGHLSAGALLTVAGLAVMPRVVAVAAPAATLAALCAWFWAA from the coding sequence ATGACGACCTTGATGGCATCGCTGCTGGCCTGGGCCCTGGCTTTTGCTGGAATGGCGACCCTCGCGCTGGCCATGGAGCGCCACCATGGAGCACTGGACTGCCGCTTGGACTTGACACCCTGGCGCTGTCGAATGTTGCGCGCTGGTGGTGTGTTGCTGTTGGCAACTGCCGCCGGCCCTTGCGTGCAGGCCTGGGGCGGCCAGGTCGGCATGGTGGCCTGGCTGGGCCACTTGTCCGCCGGAGCCTTGCTCACAGTGGCAGGACTTGCTGTCATGCCCAGGGTGGTGGCAGTGGCTGCACCGGCCGCAACCCTGGCCGCGCTATGTGCCTGGTTCTGGGCGGCCTAA
- a CDS encoding YebC/PmpR family DNA-binding transcriptional regulator: MGAQWKAKGKALVADAKGKLFGKLVKEIMVAARLGGGDPAANSRLRMAVEAARKASMPKDTLDRAIKKGSGAGADAVNYSSVLFEGYAPHRVPVMVECLTDNPNRTAPNMRVCFRKGQMSAVAWDFDHVGMIEGEPENGADVEMAAIEAGAQDFEPADDEGVTLFITESTDLDLVSKALPAHGIKVLSAKLGYKAKNPISMSSLSAEQQEEVQDFLAGLENDDDVQHVYAGLVD; encoded by the coding sequence ATGGGCGCGCAATGGAAAGCAAAGGGCAAGGCGCTGGTCGCTGATGCCAAGGGCAAGCTGTTTGGCAAGCTGGTCAAGGAAATCATGGTCGCCGCCCGTCTGGGCGGCGGCGACCCCGCTGCCAACTCGCGCCTGCGCATGGCGGTGGAAGCAGCCCGCAAGGCCTCCATGCCCAAGGACACGCTGGATCGCGCCATCAAGAAGGGCTCGGGCGCTGGCGCCGACGCCGTGAACTACTCCAGCGTGCTGTTCGAGGGCTACGCCCCCCACCGCGTGCCCGTGATGGTCGAGTGCCTGACCGACAACCCCAACCGTACGGCCCCCAATATGCGCGTGTGCTTCCGCAAGGGCCAGATGAGCGCCGTGGCATGGGACTTTGACCATGTGGGCATGATCGAAGGCGAACCCGAAAACGGCGCCGACGTGGAAATGGCCGCCATCGAAGCCGGTGCCCAGGACTTCGAGCCTGCTGATGACGAAGGCGTGACGCTGTTCATCACCGAGTCCACCGATCTGGACTTGGTGAGCAAGGCTCTGCCCGCTCATGGCATCAAGGTGCTGTCGGCCAAGCTGGGCTACAAGGCCAAGAACCCCATCAGCATGTCCAGCCTGTCCGCCGAGCAGCAGGAAGAAGTGCAGGACTTTCTGGCCGGCCTGGAAAACGACGACGACGTGCAGCATGTCTACGCCGGTCTGGTGGACTGA
- a CDS encoding NAD-dependent epimerase/dehydratase family protein — translation MQTILGANGQIAIELARELQRSRPGPLKLVSRNPRLVHESNLLQAANLLDAEQTRQAVQGSHIVYFTAGLPPDTELWERQFPTMLRNALAASRAAGARFVYFDNTYMYPQDERLQTETTAFAPVGRKGQVRAAMAQMVLSEMTRGEIPVLIARAPEFYGPAQTQSITNTLVIDRLKAGKTPLAPVRDDRLRTLIWTPDASRALALLGNTPEAYGQTWHLPCDDDRPTYRQLIQWAGQSFGRASTSSRHHVLSRWALNAAGLISRPVAELRELLPRYAHDNLFDSSKFKQAFPEFAVTRYQQGLALIAEEFQQNQP, via the coding sequence ATGCAAACCATTCTGGGCGCCAACGGCCAGATCGCCATCGAGCTGGCGCGCGAACTGCAGCGCAGTCGGCCCGGGCCATTGAAGCTGGTCAGCCGCAATCCTCGCCTCGTGCACGAAAGCAATCTGCTGCAAGCGGCCAACCTGCTCGATGCCGAGCAAACCCGACAGGCCGTGCAAGGCAGCCACATCGTCTATTTCACCGCCGGCTTGCCGCCGGATACCGAGCTGTGGGAACGGCAGTTCCCCACCATGCTGCGCAATGCGCTGGCGGCCAGCCGCGCCGCGGGTGCCCGCTTTGTCTATTTCGACAACACCTATATGTATCCGCAGGATGAACGCCTGCAGACCGAGACCACGGCTTTTGCCCCTGTGGGCCGCAAAGGCCAGGTGCGCGCTGCCATGGCCCAGATGGTGCTCTCGGAAATGACGCGCGGCGAGATTCCCGTGCTGATTGCCCGGGCGCCCGAGTTCTATGGTCCGGCCCAGACGCAGAGCATTACCAACACCCTGGTGATCGACCGGCTCAAGGCTGGCAAGACGCCGCTGGCCCCCGTGCGTGACGACCGGCTGCGCACCCTGATTTGGACGCCCGATGCCAGCCGGGCCCTGGCGCTGCTGGGCAATACGCCCGAGGCCTACGGCCAGACCTGGCATCTGCCCTGCGACGATGATCGCCCCACCTACCGGCAGCTGATTCAGTGGGCCGGCCAGAGCTTTGGCCGCGCCTCCACTTCTTCGCGCCATCACGTGCTGTCCCGCTGGGCGCTGAACGCCGCGGGCCTGATCTCCAGGCCCGTGGCCGAGCTGCGGGAGCTGCTGCCCCGCTATGCCCATGACAATCTATTTGACTCCAGCAAGTTCAAACAAGCTTTTCCGGAGTTTGCCGTGACCCGCTATCAGCAGGGGCTGGCGCTAATTGCCGAGGAATTTCAACAAAATCAGCCCTGA
- a CDS encoding type 1 glutamine amidotransferase domain-containing protein codes for MPPRILHVVTNVAHYTDPSQPTGLWLSELSHAWDLFAGQGYVQTLASPQGGAAPLEPRSLKWPNLDGTARAWLADAGRMDLLRHTAAANDIRAQDFDAIYFTGGHAVMWDFPGSQPLQRITRDIYEHGGVVAAVCHGYCGLLETRLSNGQWLVQGRRLTGFSWREEMLAGVARKVPYDAEARMRERGALYEKAWLPFVSKVVVDGRLITGQNPQSARATAQAVVQQLG; via the coding sequence ATGCCGCCACGCATTCTTCATGTCGTCACCAATGTTGCGCACTACACGGACCCTAGCCAGCCTACGGGACTGTGGCTGTCCGAACTCAGCCACGCCTGGGATCTGTTTGCCGGGCAAGGCTATGTGCAAACCCTGGCCAGCCCGCAGGGCGGCGCTGCCCCGCTGGAGCCGCGCTCCCTCAAATGGCCGAATCTGGACGGCACGGCCAGAGCCTGGCTGGCCGATGCCGGGCGCATGGATTTGCTCAGGCACACGGCCGCCGCAAACGACATCAGAGCCCAGGACTTCGACGCCATCTACTTCACCGGCGGCCATGCGGTGATGTGGGACTTTCCAGGCTCGCAGCCGCTGCAGCGCATCACCCGCGACATCTATGAGCACGGCGGCGTGGTCGCTGCCGTCTGCCACGGGTATTGCGGACTGCTGGAAACCCGGCTGAGCAACGGACAATGGCTGGTGCAGGGCCGCAGGTTGACGGGCTTTTCCTGGCGGGAGGAAATGCTGGCGGGCGTGGCCCGCAAAGTACCTTATGACGCCGAGGCCCGCATGCGCGAGCGCGGCGCCCTGTATGAAAAAGCCTGGCTGCCGTTTGTGTCCAAGGTGGTGGTCGACGGGCGCCTGATCACCGGCCAGAACCCGCAATCTGCCAGGGCCACGGCTCAGGCCGTGGTGCAGCAACTGGGCTAA
- a CDS encoding YebC/PmpR family DNA-binding transcriptional regulator: MAGHSKWANIQHRKGRQDEKRGRIWTRIIREIMVAARQGGGDLTANPRLRLAVDKAKAANMPADNIKRNIDKATGNLEGVTYEEIRYEGYGIGGAAIIVDTMTDNRVRTVADVRHAFSKYGGNMGTEGSVAFQFKHVGQILFAPGTDEEKVMELALEAGADDVITDDEGGIEVLTAPGDFEAVRDALQAAGLAPDMAEVTMRPENTIALEGDDAARMQKLLDMIEDLDDVQDVYHNAEL, translated from the coding sequence GTGGCAGGACACAGCAAATGGGCCAACATCCAGCACCGCAAGGGTCGCCAGGATGAAAAACGTGGCCGCATCTGGACCCGCATCATTCGTGAAATCATGGTGGCAGCCCGCCAGGGCGGCGGCGATCTGACGGCCAATCCGCGTCTGCGTCTGGCGGTGGACAAGGCCAAGGCCGCCAATATGCCGGCCGACAATATCAAGCGCAATATCGACAAGGCGACAGGCAACCTCGAAGGCGTGACCTACGAGGAAATCCGCTACGAAGGCTACGGCATAGGCGGTGCGGCCATCATCGTCGACACAATGACGGACAATCGCGTACGAACTGTTGCCGATGTTCGCCATGCTTTCAGCAAATACGGCGGCAATATGGGCACGGAGGGCTCGGTGGCTTTCCAGTTCAAGCATGTGGGGCAGATTCTGTTTGCTCCCGGCACGGACGAAGAAAAAGTCATGGAGCTTGCACTGGAAGCCGGTGCCGACGACGTGATCACCGATGACGAAGGCGGTATCGAAGTGCTGACAGCTCCCGGCGACTTTGAAGCGGTGCGTGATGCACTGCAGGCCGCTGGTCTGGCACCCGATATGGCAGAGGTAACCATGCGCCCTGAAAATACAATCGCTCTTGAAGGCGATGATGCAGCGCGCATGCAAAAGCTGCTCGATATGATTGAAGATCTGGATGACGTGCAAGACGTCTACCACAACGCAGAACTATGA
- a CDS encoding methyl-accepting chemotaxis protein — protein MQFNQWRVSTKLWCTLGGLLAMMLAVSLWNQHAASQAMQTGMHTLADYDNRINLALQWKGATETTGERVLTSNMTTDEALTQSMDERVKQGVAVNAALQAQIIELAQSDADKAALQQIAAIRSEVLALNKQAREIKLSGDIEAMRSFIRQQYLGAIGRYASSLQDFVKLQEQQRDAANLQLQQAQQKAIWLSWAVQAMVLLAALGLALTLTRSITQPLNQAVELTQAIAQGDLTVTASNHRHDEFGNLLNSVSAMAAQLRGLVTDVRDSVHSISTASTEIATGNHDLSARTEQTASNLEETAASMEQLTATVAQASDTARQATHLAGNAAQAAQRGGHVVQSVVSSMGRISESAHRISDIIGVIDSIAFQTNILALNAAVEAARAGEQGRGFAVVASEVRALAHRSAEAAKEIKALINTSVNAAHEGADQVNQAGRVMEEIVSSVSKVSDMIGEISASATEQHDGISQVNQAVTNLDQMTQQNAALVEESTAAAISLRDQAQRLTGMVAVFKVQSSTVPSL, from the coding sequence ATGCAATTCAATCAATGGCGTGTATCCACCAAGCTGTGGTGCACACTCGGCGGACTTCTGGCCATGATGCTGGCCGTCTCGCTCTGGAACCAGCACGCGGCCTCCCAGGCCATGCAAACCGGCATGCATACCCTGGCCGACTATGACAACCGCATCAACCTCGCCCTCCAGTGGAAAGGTGCGACGGAAACCACGGGCGAGCGCGTGCTCACCAGCAATATGACTACCGACGAGGCGCTGACCCAGAGCATGGACGAGCGCGTCAAGCAAGGCGTGGCCGTCAACGCTGCGCTGCAGGCCCAGATCATCGAATTGGCGCAAAGCGACGCCGACAAGGCCGCTCTGCAGCAGATTGCCGCCATACGCTCCGAAGTTCTGGCGCTGAACAAGCAGGCCCGTGAAATCAAGCTGAGCGGAGATATCGAAGCCATGCGCAGCTTCATCCGCCAGCAATACCTGGGAGCCATTGGCCGCTATGCCAGTTCGCTGCAGGACTTTGTGAAGCTGCAGGAGCAGCAGCGCGACGCCGCCAATCTGCAGCTGCAGCAGGCCCAGCAAAAAGCGATCTGGCTGTCCTGGGCCGTGCAGGCCATGGTGCTGCTGGCAGCGCTGGGCCTGGCTCTGACGCTGACCCGCTCCATCACCCAGCCGCTGAATCAGGCCGTGGAACTGACCCAGGCCATCGCCCAGGGCGACCTTACCGTGACAGCCAGCAACCATCGCCACGATGAATTCGGCAACCTGCTGAATTCCGTCTCCGCGATGGCAGCGCAACTGCGCGGCCTGGTGACCGATGTGCGCGACAGCGTGCATTCCATCAGCACCGCGTCAACGGAAATCGCCACAGGCAACCACGACCTGTCCGCACGCACCGAACAGACTGCCTCCAATCTGGAAGAAACAGCTGCCAGCATGGAGCAGCTGACCGCCACCGTCGCCCAGGCCTCGGACACCGCGCGCCAGGCCACCCATCTGGCGGGCAACGCCGCACAAGCGGCCCAGCGCGGCGGTCATGTGGTGCAGTCCGTGGTCAGCAGCATGGGCCGCATCAGCGAAAGCGCCCACCGCATCTCCGACATCATCGGCGTGATCGACTCCATCGCCTTTCAGACCAATATCCTGGCCCTCAATGCTGCCGTCGAGGCGGCGCGTGCCGGTGAGCAAGGCCGTGGCTTTGCCGTGGTGGCCAGCGAAGTGCGCGCCCTGGCTCATCGCAGCGCCGAAGCCGCCAAGGAAATCAAGGCGCTCATCAACACTTCCGTGAACGCTGCCCACGAAGGCGCCGACCAGGTCAACCAGGCGGGCCGCGTGATGGAGGAGATCGTCAGCAGCGTCAGCAAGGTCTCCGACATGATTGGCGAGATCAGCGCTTCTGCCACGGAGCAGCACGACGGCATCAGCCAGGTCAACCAGGCCGTGACCAATCTGGACCAGATGACGCAGCAGAACGCAGCCCTGGTCGAGGAATCCACGGCTGCCGCCATTTCGCTGCGCGACCAAGCCCAGCGTCTGACCGGCATGGTCGCCGTGTTCAAGGTCCAGAGCAGCACGGTCCCATCGCTATAG
- a CDS encoding MerR family transcriptional regulator, producing the protein MKIGELAQRTGLAASRIRFYERIGLLRPPQRQANGYRSYPEEAVVTLGLIATAQQAGFSLEELRQLLPGNLSQWRHDELLGTLRQKVASIDQLLAQLTRNRAELQALMVQIEARPQGLDCAGNARRVIAQMQLPGRKKKSGEAAD; encoded by the coding sequence ATGAAAATTGGAGAACTGGCCCAGCGCACCGGTCTTGCCGCATCGCGTATCCGCTTTTATGAGCGCATCGGTCTGCTGCGGCCGCCGCAGCGCCAGGCCAATGGCTACCGCAGTTATCCCGAAGAGGCCGTGGTGACTCTGGGGCTGATCGCCACGGCACAGCAAGCCGGCTTCAGCCTGGAGGAGTTGCGTCAGTTGCTGCCCGGCAATCTGTCGCAGTGGCGGCATGATGAGCTGCTGGGCACTCTCCGACAGAAAGTGGCCAGCATTGATCAGCTGCTGGCGCAGCTCACACGAAACCGGGCGGAACTGCAGGCGCTGATGGTGCAGATAGAGGCCAGGCCTCAGGGCCTGGACTGCGCGGGCAATGCCAGACGTGTGATTGCGCAGATGCAGCTGCCCGGCCGCAAGAAAAAGTCTGGCGAGGCTGCGGATTAG
- a CDS encoding helicase HerA-like C-terminal domain-containing protein translates to MASPLLIAQHSATECALLPGLANRHGLITGATGTGKTVTLQKLAESFSQIGVPVFMADVKGDLSGISQSGKIGDKLAASLKDRGIALPDPLACPATLWDVFGEQGHPVRATISDMGPLLIGRMLNLNDTQMGVLNLVFKIADDNGMLLLDLKDLRAMLQYVGDNAKQFTTQYGNISSASVGAIQRGLLTIESQGGDKFFGEPMLDINDLMQTDANGMGVVNILAADKLMNAPRLYSTFLLWLLSELFEQLPEIGDPEKPKLVFFFDEAHLLFNDAPKVLIERIELVVRLVRSKGVGVYFVTQNPLDIPDSVLGQLGNRVQHALRAFTPRDQKAVASAASTMRPNPGLDIAAAITELAVGEALISFLDEKGRPSVTERVFVIPPGSQIGPITVEQRKALIGSSLVAGVYEEMVDRESAFEILRDRAGSATPAKPGEAPAAAGATQQAGATDSMMDGLKELLFGRTGPRGGQHDGLVQTMAKSTMRTVGNNLGKEILRGVLGGILGNKKR, encoded by the coding sequence ATGGCCTCACCCCTTTTGATTGCCCAGCACTCTGCCACAGAATGCGCACTGCTGCCCGGACTCGCCAATCGACATGGACTGATCACTGGCGCCACAGGTACCGGCAAAACCGTCACCCTGCAAAAACTGGCTGAAAGCTTCTCGCAGATTGGCGTTCCTGTTTTCATGGCCGACGTCAAGGGCGACCTCAGCGGCATCAGCCAGAGCGGCAAGATCGGCGACAAGCTCGCGGCTTCGCTCAAGGACCGGGGCATTGCCCTGCCCGATCCTCTGGCCTGCCCGGCCACGCTATGGGATGTGTTCGGCGAGCAGGGCCACCCCGTGCGCGCCACCATCTCGGATATGGGACCGCTCCTGATCGGGCGCATGCTCAATCTCAATGACACCCAGATGGGCGTGCTCAATCTGGTCTTCAAGATTGCCGACGACAACGGCATGCTGCTGCTGGACCTCAAGGACCTGCGCGCCATGCTGCAATATGTGGGCGACAACGCCAAGCAGTTCACCACGCAGTACGGCAACATCAGCTCGGCCAGCGTGGGCGCCATCCAGCGCGGACTGCTGACCATAGAATCCCAGGGCGGCGACAAGTTCTTTGGCGAGCCCATGCTAGACATCAATGATTTGATGCAGACCGATGCCAACGGCATGGGCGTGGTCAACATCCTGGCGGCCGACAAGCTCATGAATGCGCCGCGCCTGTACTCGACATTTTTGCTGTGGCTTCTGTCCGAGCTGTTCGAGCAGCTGCCCGAAATCGGCGACCCCGAAAAGCCCAAGCTGGTCTTCTTCTTCGACGAAGCTCACCTGCTGTTCAACGATGCGCCCAAGGTGCTGATCGAACGTATCGAGCTCGTTGTGCGTCTGGTTCGTTCCAAGGGCGTGGGCGTGTATTTCGTGACCCAGAACCCGCTGGACATCCCAGATTCCGTGCTGGGCCAGCTCGGCAACCGCGTGCAGCACGCCTTGCGCGCCTTCACCCCGCGCGACCAGAAGGCCGTGGCTTCGGCAGCGTCTACCATGCGCCCCAACCCTGGACTCGATATTGCAGCCGCCATTACCGAACTGGCAGTGGGCGAGGCGCTGATCAGCTTCCTCGACGAGAAAGGCCGACCCAGCGTGACCGAGCGGGTATTCGTGATCCCGCCCGGCAGCCAGATCGGCCCCATCACGGTCGAACAGCGCAAGGCACTGATCGGCAGCTCCCTGGTTGCAGGCGTTTATGAAGAGATGGTCGATCGCGAATCTGCCTTCGAGATCCTGCGCGACCGCGCAGGCAGCGCCACTCCAGCCAAGCCTGGCGAAGCACCTGCGGCAGCGGGAGCAACCCAGCAGGCTGGTGCTACGGACTCCATGATGGATGGCCTCAAGGAGCTGCTGTTCGGCCGCACCGGCCCGCGCGGCGGCCAGCACGATGGCTTGGTCCAGACCATGGCCAAGTCCACCATGCGCACCGTGGGCAACAACCTGGGCAAGGAAATTCTGCGTGGCGTGCTCGGTGGCATTCTGGGCAATAAAAAGCGTTGA
- a CDS encoding enoyl-CoA hydratase-related protein encodes MPHISDDFLPTTDLSSFRLDLVDHIAHLVLNRPDALNTLNPKFWQELDQILDTLHRSGESRALVISSTGKHFCAGMALDTFADPNFAPNDRTPEGRAAIIDTLAQLQSTFNKLEALRMPVICAIQGGCVGGGLDLVATACIRYASREAFFCVQEINIGMTADLGSLQRLPKLMPLGIVKELAYTGRRMGAQEAANYGLVNAVYETPEATVTAALACAREIAAKPPVAIWGSKQVINYARDHSVQDSLQQMGWVQSGIWSNQHVMEAVSAMQAKRAGDFPPLEPLRAWRVSDESS; translated from the coding sequence ATGCCCCATATCTCTGACGACTTCTTGCCGACCACCGATCTGAGCAGCTTTCGCCTGGACCTGGTCGATCACATTGCCCATCTGGTGCTCAACCGCCCCGATGCCCTCAACACCCTGAACCCCAAGTTCTGGCAGGAGCTGGACCAGATACTGGACACGCTGCACCGCAGCGGCGAATCTCGCGCCCTGGTCATCAGCAGCACAGGCAAGCATTTCTGTGCCGGCATGGCGTTGGACACCTTTGCCGACCCGAACTTCGCCCCCAACGATCGCACGCCCGAAGGGCGGGCCGCCATCATCGACACGCTGGCCCAGCTGCAGTCAACCTTCAACAAGCTCGAAGCCCTGCGCATGCCCGTGATCTGCGCCATACAGGGCGGCTGCGTGGGCGGCGGGCTCGATCTGGTGGCCACGGCCTGCATACGCTACGCCAGCCGCGAGGCATTTTTCTGCGTGCAGGAAATCAATATCGGCATGACGGCCGATCTGGGCAGCCTGCAACGCCTGCCCAAGCTCATGCCTCTGGGCATCGTCAAGGAACTGGCTTATACAGGTCGGCGCATGGGCGCTCAGGAAGCCGCCAACTACGGCCTGGTCAACGCGGTCTACGAAACGCCCGAGGCCACGGTCACCGCGGCCCTGGCCTGTGCCCGCGAAATCGCGGCCAAGCCGCCCGTAGCCATCTGGGGCAGCAAGCAGGTCATCAACTACGCGCGCGACCACAGCGTGCAGGATTCGCTGCAGCAAATGGGCTGGGTGCAGAGCGGCATCTGGAGCAACCAGCATGTCATGGAAGCCGTAAGTGCCATGCAGGCCAAGCGCGCCGGCGATTTTCCGCCACTGGAGCCACTGCGCGCATGGAGAGTCTCAGATGAATCTTCCTGA
- the upp gene encoding uracil phosphoribosyltransferase, with amino-acid sequence MSTLHLIDHPLVQHKLTLMRRKEASTNSFRRMLGELSTLMAYELTRDFPLQDVEIETPMEKTMGKVIDGKKLALVSILRAGNGFLDGMLNVVPGARIGHIGLFRDPETLKPVEYYYKMPENMGERDVIVVDPMLATGNSAVAAVQQLKDKSAPKSIKFMCLLAAPEGVKTMQAAHPDVDIYTAAVDRELDSHGYILPGLGDAGDRIFGTK; translated from the coding sequence ATGAGCACTTTGCATTTGATCGACCACCCCCTGGTCCAGCACAAGCTGACGCTGATGCGCCGCAAGGAAGCATCGACCAACAGCTTTCGCCGCATGCTGGGCGAGCTGTCCACGCTGATGGCCTATGAGCTGACACGCGACTTCCCGTTGCAGGACGTCGAGATCGAAACCCCCATGGAAAAGACCATGGGCAAGGTCATTGACGGCAAGAAGCTGGCTCTGGTCTCCATCCTGCGCGCCGGCAACGGCTTCCTGGACGGCATGCTCAACGTGGTGCCCGGCGCGCGCATCGGCCACATCGGCCTGTTCCGCGACCCCGAGACTCTCAAGCCCGTCGAGTACTACTACAAGATGCCCGAAAACATGGGTGAGCGCGACGTGATCGTGGTCGATCCCATGCTGGCCACCGGCAACTCGGCCGTGGCCGCCGTGCAGCAGCTCAAGGACAAGAGCGCTCCCAAGTCCATCAAGTTCATGTGCCTGCTGGCCGCCCCCGAAGGCGTGAAGACCATGCAGGCCGCCCACCCCGACGTCGACATCTACACCGCCGCCGTGGACCGTGAGCTGGACAGCCATGGCTATATCCTGCCCGGCCTGGGCGATGCCGGTGACCGCATCTTTGGCACCAAGTAA
- a CDS encoding threo-3-hydroxy-L-aspartate ammonia-lyase, translating to MSITPQQLPTYDDVVAAAKRLQGVAHRTPVLTSRTMDDQLGARLFFKCENLQRIGAFKFRGAYNALSQFSPEQREGGALAFSSGNHAQAIAQAAQLLDMPALIVMPEDAPASKMAATRGYGAQVVTYNRFTEDREAIAHKLATERGMTLIPPYNHRDVIAGQGTAVKELLEEAPDLDYLFVCLGGGGLLSGSLLSANALAPDCKVIGVEPEAGNDVQQSLRAGHIVKIATPHTIADGAQTQAPGDLTFAIIEQRVSEVVTVSDEQLVEAMRFYAERMKIVVEPTGALSLAAAIHAGLPLKGKRVGIVISGGNVDLQLFASLLSD from the coding sequence ATGAGCATCACCCCCCAGCAGCTTCCCACCTATGACGATGTTGTGGCTGCGGCCAAGCGCCTGCAGGGTGTGGCCCACCGCACGCCCGTGCTGACCAGCCGCACCATGGACGACCAGCTGGGCGCACGCCTGTTCTTCAAGTGCGAGAACCTGCAGCGCATCGGTGCTTTCAAATTTCGCGGCGCCTACAACGCCCTGTCCCAGTTCAGCCCCGAGCAGCGCGAGGGCGGTGCCCTGGCCTTCTCCTCGGGCAATCATGCCCAGGCCATTGCCCAGGCGGCCCAGTTGCTGGACATGCCGGCCCTGATCGTCATGCCCGAGGATGCGCCTGCCTCCAAGATGGCGGCCACACGCGGCTATGGTGCCCAGGTCGTCACCTACAACCGTTTCACCGAAGACCGCGAGGCCATCGCCCACAAGCTGGCGACCGAGCGCGGCATGACGCTGATCCCCCCCTACAACCACCGCGACGTGATTGCCGGCCAGGGCACGGCCGTCAAGGAACTGCTGGAAGAAGCCCCGGACCTTGACTACCTGTTTGTCTGCCTGGGCGGTGGCGGCCTGCTCTCTGGCAGCCTGCTGTCGGCCAACGCGCTGGCCCCCGACTGCAAGGTCATAGGCGTGGAGCCCGAAGCGGGCAACGACGTACAGCAATCGCTGCGCGCCGGTCATATCGTCAAGATAGCCACGCCCCACACCATCGCCGATGGCGCCCAGACCCAGGCGCCCGGCGATCTGACCTTTGCCATCATCGAGCAGCGCGTAAGCGAGGTCGTCACCGTCAGCGACGAGCAACTGGTCGAAGCCATGCGCTTTTATGCCGAGCGCATGAAGATCGTGGTCGAGCCCACGGGCGCGCTCTCGCTGGCAGCAGCCATCCATGCCGGCCTGCCACTCAAAGGCAAGCGCGTTGGCATTGTGATCAGCGGCGGCAATGTGGATTTACAGCTTTTTGCCAGCCTGCTGTCCGACTGA